One stretch of Armatimonadota bacterium DNA includes these proteins:
- a CDS encoding FliI/YscN family ATPase, with protein MEAWIRAVRETDPVRVIGRVVQVVGLVAEARGPRVHVGEWCTVQTPQGELPAEVVGFRDDRFLMMVLGPLSGLSPGSPVVPSGRAMRVPVGRSLLGRVTDGLGRPLDGRPLVPEGWRPLHADPPNPLHRPRITAPLPTGVRAIDGLLTLGRGQRIGIFAGSGVGKSTLLGMIARHSSADVNVIALVGERGREVLDFIENDLGEGLERSVVVVATSDQPPLVRARAPFVATAMAETFRDQGMDVMLMMDSVTRFCMAQREIGLAVGEPPTSRGYTPSVFALLPQLMERAGTSERGSITALYTVLVEGDDLMDPVADHARSILDGHIVLSRSLAAQGHYPPIDVLESTSRVMPSVVSPEHLRWAQAVRAHLATYREVEDLVNLGAYTRGANPRVDAALDRIEAIRAFLRQLPHERTPFEETLRQLAELGE; from the coding sequence CTGGAGGCGTGGATCCGCGCGGTGCGGGAGACGGACCCCGTGCGGGTCATCGGCCGGGTGGTGCAGGTGGTGGGCCTGGTGGCCGAGGCGAGAGGACCTCGGGTGCACGTGGGCGAGTGGTGCACGGTGCAGACCCCCCAGGGAGAACTGCCCGCGGAGGTGGTGGGGTTCCGGGACGACCGGTTCCTCATGATGGTCCTGGGACCCCTGAGCGGTCTCAGCCCCGGCAGCCCGGTGGTCCCTTCCGGCCGGGCCATGCGGGTGCCCGTGGGACGGTCGCTGCTGGGCCGGGTGACGGACGGGCTGGGAAGGCCCTTGGATGGCCGGCCCCTTGTCCCGGAGGGCTGGCGGCCGCTGCACGCGGACCCTCCCAATCCCCTCCACCGTCCCCGCATCACCGCCCCGCTCCCCACGGGCGTGCGGGCCATCGACGGGCTATTGACGCTGGGCCGGGGTCAGCGGATCGGGATCTTCGCGGGAAGCGGGGTGGGGAAGAGCACGCTGCTCGGCATGATCGCCCGGCACAGCAGCGCGGACGTGAACGTCATCGCCCTGGTGGGTGAACGGGGCCGAGAGGTCCTGGACTTCATCGAGAACGACCTGGGGGAGGGACTCGAGCGCTCCGTGGTGGTGGTGGCCACCTCGGATCAACCTCCCCTCGTGCGGGCAAGGGCGCCGTTCGTGGCCACCGCCATGGCGGAAACCTTCCGGGATCAGGGGATGGACGTGATGCTCATGATGGACTCCGTCACCCGGTTCTGCATGGCCCAGCGGGAGATCGGGCTCGCGGTCGGAGAACCCCCCACCAGCCGTGGATACACGCCCAGCGTCTTCGCCCTCCTCCCCCAGCTCATGGAGCGGGCGGGGACCTCCGAGCGGGGCTCCATCACCGCCCTCTACACGGTGCTGGTGGAAGGCGACGACCTCATGGACCCCGTGGCGGACCACGCCCGCAGCATCCTCGACGGCCACATCGTGCTCTCCCGCTCCCTCGCGGCCCAGGGCCACTACCCGCCCATCGACGTCCTGGAGTCCACGAGCCGCGTGATGCCCTCCGTCGTGAGCCCCGAGCACCTGCGGTGGGCCCAGGCGGTGCGCGCCCACCTCGCCACCTACCGGGAGGTGGAGGACCTGGTGAACCTGGGCGCCTATACCCGGGGTGCGAATCCGAGGGTGGACGCGGCCCTGGACCGCATCGAGGCCATCCGGGCCTTTCTGCGCCAGCTCCCCCACGAGCGCACACCCTTCGAGGAAACCCTCCGGCAACTGGCGGAGCTCGGGGAGTAG
- a CDS encoding FliH/SctL family protein → MREPVRAVIKQAPREEVLVRITTSVGRPESTVEGSDARAVEVLRSAYEAARRIREEARVEIARAVVQAREEARAEGEAAWQERLRRLDRVVDELAAQGPAALASFAAPAVVRLSLEVARRVVRRAVEMDPDLLLQWVQEAAGRLHGFVELVVRVNPRDLELLGDRSRGLERPGLRVVWVPDPQVEGGCVVESEAGKVDASLQTQLGSLRERLEEVLGA, encoded by the coding sequence GTGCGGGAGCCGGTGCGCGCGGTGATCAAGCAGGCACCCCGGGAGGAGGTCCTGGTGCGCATCACCACCTCCGTCGGCCGCCCGGAGTCCACGGTGGAGGGCTCGGACGCCCGGGCCGTGGAGGTCCTACGGAGCGCCTACGAGGCCGCCCGCCGCATCCGGGAGGAGGCCCGGGTGGAGATCGCCCGGGCCGTGGTGCAGGCCCGGGAGGAAGCCCGCGCGGAAGGGGAGGCCGCCTGGCAGGAGCGGCTCAGACGGCTGGATCGGGTGGTGGACGAACTGGCCGCCCAGGGGCCCGCGGCCCTGGCCTCCTTTGCCGCGCCCGCGGTAGTGCGGTTGAGCCTGGAGGTGGCCCGGCGGGTGGTGCGCCGGGCGGTGGAGATGGATCCGGATCTCCTCCTGCAGTGGGTCCAGGAGGCCGCTGGGCGCCTCCACGGGTTCGTGGAGCTCGTGGTGCGGGTGAACCCCCGGGATCTGGAACTGCTGGGCGACCGCTCTAGAGGCCTGGAGCGACCCGGGCTACGGGTGGTGTGGGTACCGGACCCGCAGGTGGAAGGAGGGTGCGTGGTGGAGTCCGAGGCGGGGAAGGTGGACGCGAGCCTCCAGACCCAGCTCGGGAGCCTGCGGGAGCGGCTGGAGGAGGTGCTCGGTGCCTAG
- the fliG gene encoding flagellar motor switch protein FliG, whose amino-acid sequence MPARNALSGRQKAAMLLVSLGPEAAANVLRHLGDEEIEALTFEIASLHHVTPEEREEVIQECYQLTLAREYVSLGGLQYARDLLERSLGPQRAAEILERLTSSLQITPFDAFRRMDPAQLSSLLQQEHPQTIALVVAYLKPAQAAAVLASLPRELQVEVAQRVAVMDRTTPETIREVEMALESKLVNLPTQEFTAVGGVQALVSIINQSDRATERAILEALEERDPELAAQVKKLMFVFEDLLNLDDRSIQIVLRSVDSKDLALALKGASEELREKIFRNMSQRAAEALREDLQLMGPVRRRDVEEAQGRIVTVVRQLEESGQIVLVRGGSEEVLV is encoded by the coding sequence ATGCCCGCCCGAAACGCCCTGTCCGGACGTCAGAAGGCGGCCATGCTCCTGGTCTCCCTGGGGCCGGAGGCGGCCGCGAACGTGCTGCGGCACCTGGGCGACGAGGAGATCGAGGCTCTCACCTTCGAGATCGCCAGCCTCCACCACGTCACCCCGGAGGAGCGGGAGGAAGTGATTCAGGAGTGCTATCAACTGACCCTCGCCCGGGAGTACGTCTCCTTGGGCGGGCTGCAGTACGCGCGGGATCTCTTGGAGCGCTCCCTGGGACCGCAGCGGGCCGCGGAGATCCTGGAGCGCCTCACCTCCTCCCTGCAGATCACGCCCTTCGACGCCTTCCGCCGCATGGATCCCGCGCAGCTCTCCAGCCTCCTCCAACAGGAGCACCCGCAGACCATCGCCCTCGTGGTGGCCTACCTCAAGCCCGCCCAGGCGGCCGCGGTCCTCGCCTCCCTCCCCCGGGAGCTGCAGGTGGAGGTGGCGCAGCGGGTGGCGGTGATGGACCGCACCACCCCGGAGACCATCCGGGAGGTGGAGATGGCCCTGGAGAGCAAGCTGGTGAACCTGCCCACCCAGGAGTTCACCGCGGTGGGCGGGGTGCAGGCCCTGGTCTCCATCATCAACCAGTCTGACCGGGCCACGGAGCGGGCCATATTGGAGGCCCTGGAGGAGCGGGATCCGGAGCTGGCGGCCCAGGTGAAGAAGCTCATGTTCGTCTTCGAGGACCTCCTGAACCTGGACGACCGCTCCATCCAGATCGTCCTGCGCAGCGTGGACAGCAAGGACCTGGCCCTCGCCCTCAAGGGCGCCAGCGAGGAGCTGCGGGAGAAGATCTTCCGCAACATGAGCCAGCGGGCCGCGGAGGCGCTCCGGGAAGACCTCCAGCTCATGGGCCCCGTCCGCCGGCGGGACGTGGAGGAAGCCCAGGGCCGCATCGTTACCGTGGTGCGGCAGTTGGAGGAGAGCGGGCAGATCGTGCTGGTGCGGGGCGGATCGGAGGAGGTCCTGGTCTAG